GCGTAAAAACAAAGACCTAAAGCGCGATGAGCGAATCTGAAAGATCGCGACGCGCTTTAGAGCTTGATGCCGAAAAGTGTGAGCGGCTTTCGGACGGCATCACGCTCTACTTATTAATTGAGACGGCGGATACAAAAAAAGGCCGGCGTGAGCCGGCCTCTTCGATAGGCTGAAACCAGGATCAGTCCTTGGCGCGTTCGACGTAGGAATTGTCTTCCGTCGCGATGACGACGCGGGTGCCGGCATTGATGTGCGGCGGCACCATGGCGCGCACGCCGTTCGACAAAATCGCCGGCTTGTAGGAGGACGATGCCGTCTGTCCCTTGACGACCGGTTCCGTCTCCATGATTTCGAGCGTGACGTGGCGCGGCAGTTGGAGCGCCAGCGCAATACCTTCATGCATCGAGAGGATGCAGGACATGCCTTCCTGCAGATAAGCCTTGTCGTCACCCATCGTGGCGACATCGACGACGACCTGATCGTAGCTCGCCGGGTTCATGAAGTGGAAGCCTTCGCCGTCTTCATAGAGAAACTGGAAGGAGACGTCTTCGACGAAGGCGCGCTCGACCTGTTCGGTGGTGCGCCAGCGCTCGGAAACCTTCACGCCGTCGACGATGCGGCGCATGTCGACCTGGGTGACCGGCGTGCCTTTGCCCGGATGAAAGTTCTGGGCGGTGAGAACGACGTAGAGCTTGCCGTCGACATCGAGAACGTTGCCCTTGCGGACCGAAGAGGCGATGACCTTGACCATAAGACTTCCTTGTAACTCGGCTTTCGGCGTCGTAAATGACTGTCGAGACGCCCCCGAAGACGCAAATGTTTTTCTTTGGGGCGCAACTAACCTAAAATCCGGGAAATAGCCACCCCCCATACCGGCCTCTCCGGCGAAGAAAGCTTGGAATGAACTCTTCGGCGAAAGCGTCCCCCTGGTGGACCCCGTCCGTGCATGCAGACCGCCGTCCGCTCCTGATCGGACGCAATGCGATCCAGGCGGCGTTGCGCGGGTTTTTCGCGCGCGAGGATTTCATCGAGGTGGATACGGCGGTGCTGCAGGTCTCTCCCGGCAACGAGGCGCATCTGCATGCCTTCGCGACGGAAGCGCTGACGACGGATGGGCAAAAGGCGCCGTTCTACCTTCATACCTCGCCGGAATTTGCCTGCAAGAAGCTGCTTGCGGCGGGCGAGGAGCGCATCTCGTGTTTTGCCCATGTCTATCGCAACCGCGAGCGCGGGCCGCTGCATCATCCTGAGTTCACCATGCTCGAATGGTATCGGGCCGGCGAAAGCTACGAGAGCCTGATGATGGATTGCGTGCGGATCCTGGCGCTGGCGACTGAGACGGTGAAGACCGGCAAGCTTGCCTATCGCGGTGCCGAGAGCGATCCCTTCGCCGGGCCGGAGCGGACCAGCGTTGCCGAAGCGTTCGAGCGTCATGCCGGCATCGATCTTCTCGCCTCGGTCGTAGCCGACGGTTCGACCGATCGCGACCATCTGGCCGCCGAGATGAAGCGCGTCGGCATGCGTGTTGCCGATGACGACGGTTGGGCCGATCTCTTCAGCCGGGTGCTGGTCGAAAAGATCGAGCCGCATCTCGGTTTCGGCCGCATCACCATTCTCGACGAATATCCGGTCTCGGAGGCAGCCCTTGCCCGTCCCTCGGCGCGCGACTCCAGGGTTGCCGAACGTTTCGAGCTCTATGCCTGCGGCGTCGAGCTTGCGAACGGCTTCGGTGAACTCACCAACGCTGCCGAACAGCGGCGACGGTTCGAGATCGAGATGGCCGAGAAGGCGCGGGTCTACGGCGAGACCTATCCGATTGACGAGGATTTCCTCGCCGCGCTGTCGCTGATGCCTGAGGCAAGCGGTATCGCGCTCGGCTTCGACCGGTTGGTGATGCTGGCGACGGGAGCATCGCGCATCGACCAGGTGCTCTGGGCGCCGGTGGCGGAGTATGGAAGATGAATGTCGTCAAATCGATCAAGAGCGTCCACGATCTTGTGAAGGCGGGGCTGGTCGTGCCTGCCGATCGTGCGAGGCTTGAGGAGGTTGCGGCGCGCTACGCGATTGCGTTGACGCCTGCGATCAGCAAGCTCATCGATCGAGCCGATCCCGATGATCCGATCGCTCGGCAATTCGTGCCCGATGCGGCAGAACTCACGATCGCCCCGGAAGAACGCACCGATCCGATCGGCGATCATGCCCACAGCCCCGTCGAAGGCATCGTTCACCGCTATCCCGATCGTGTCTTGCTCAAGGCCGTGCATGTCTGCCCGGTCTATTGCCGCTTCTGCTTCCGGCGCGAAATGGTCGGGCCGCAAGGCCTCGGCACGCTCGATGCGGCGGCGATGCAGGCCGCTTTCGATTACATCCGCGGTCATGAGGAGATCTGGGAGGTCATCCTCACCGGCGGCGATCCGCTGGTGCTTTCGCCGCGCCGGCTCCGCGAGATCATGGAGGCGCTTGCCGAGATCGCGCATGTGAAGATCGTGCGTTTCCATACGCGTGTTCCGGTCGTCGACCCCGAGAAGATCGATGCGGCGCTGATCGCCGCTCTGAAGGCGAGCGGCAAGACGGTCTATGTCGCGCTGCATGCCAACCACCCCCGGGAACTGACGCCGGAAGCGCGGGCGGCTTGCGGCCGCCTCGTCGATGCCGGCATCGCCATGGTCAGCCAGTCGGTGCTGCTCAAGGGTGTCAACGACGATCCCGACGTGCTGGCGAAGCTGATGAAGGCCTTCGTCGAAATCCGCGTCAAACCCTATTACCTGCATCATCCGGATCTGGCGCCTGGCACCAGCCATTTCAGAGTGACGATCGAGGAGGGGCAGGAGATCGTCGCGGCGCTGCGCGGGCGGATTTCCGGTCTCTGCCAGCCGGCCTACATCCTCGATATCCCCGGCGGTCACGGCAAGGCCGTCGTCAGTGGGAGCGCGATCCGGGCAACAGGCGACGGATGTTATTCCGTCACCGATTATCGCGGCGGCGAGCATTCCTATCCGCCGGCCGATTGAGACAAAACGCGGCGTTTGCGTGTCATTTCTGTACTCTCCACGCCAGAAACCAGAGTGTGTCGCAGTATCGAAATTACCTTAAGTCATTGATTTAAGGTGGTTGTTTACGACGGAGCGGGAGTGATCGCTAAAATCCTAACTGTGAGCCTTAGTCATATTTAACTCAATTAATTAGCGGAATGTTCTGTTTTCCGCACTAAAAGAACGCTCATGACAAGGCGATGAACGCCGGTTCGGGATCATGAGAATCTTGGAGTGATGGGATGAATAAGGCAATCCGCGACCTCGTAGCCAAATTCGGCAAGCTTCCTGGGTCGATCGACCAGGTCGCCGACGACGCCGATCTTTATGCGGCGGGTTTGACGTCCTTTGCTTCTGTGCAGTTGATGCTTGGCCTCGAAGAGGCCTTCGACATCGAATTTCCCGACAATCTCCTGAACCGCAAATCCTTCGCGAGCATCTCGGCCATCGCCAGGACCGTCGATCTGATCCGGGACAGCCGGAAGGTCGCCTGATGAATTTCCCCGTCAAGATCATGCAGGACGGTCTTGTCACAAGGGTAGCCCGTGTCGCCGAAATCGCGGCGAAACACGCGGATACCGTTGATGCCGAGGCCCGCTTCCCCCGGGAAGCCGTCGATGCGATGAAGGCCGAAAGGCTGCTCGGCATCCAGGTGCCGCGCCACTTCGGCGGCGAATCCGCCTCGATCACCGAGATCGCCGAATTGTGCTCGATGCTCGGCCAGGCCTGCGCTGCAAGCGCCATGGTCTTCGCCATGCACCACATCAAGCTGTCGAGCCTCGTTGAACATGGCGCCGACAGCGAATGGCATCGCGGTTTCATGCGCCGCATCGCAGCCGAGCAGTTGCTGATCGCATCCGCCACCACCGAAGGCGGTATCGGCGGAAATCTGCGCAACAGCATCTGCGCGGTCGAGGTCGATGGCGACACGTGCCGCCTCGAAAAGGATGCGACCGTCATTTCCTACGGCTCGCACGCCGACGCCATCCTTATCACCTCGCGCGCCCATGCGCAGGCGGCTTCCTCCGATCAGGTGCTGACGGCCTTCCTCAAGGACCAGTACACGATCGAGAAAACGCATGTCTGGAATACCCTCGGCATGCGCGGCACCTGCTCCGATGGGTTCCTGTTCAAGGGCGAAGCGCCGGCTTGCCAGATCCTGCCGAAGCCTTTCGCTGAGATCGCGGCGCAATCCATGCTCGCCTCTTCGCATCTGCTTTGGAGCGGCGTCTGGTACGGCATCGCCGTCGATGCCGTTGTGCGCGCCCAGGCTTTCGTGCGCGCTGCCGCCCGCAAGGCGCCGGATGCCCAGCCGCCGGGCGCGCTGCGCCTCGCCGAGGTTTCGAACCTGCTGCAGATGGTGAAATCCAACGTGGTTGCCGGCCTCAAGGCCTATGAGGATGCCAAGGCCGATGCCGACAGGCTGTCTTCGATGGGATTTGCGGTGGCGATGAACAATGTCAAAATTGCCTCGTCCGAGACGATCCTGGAGATCGTCAACCATGCCATGCTGATCTGCGGCATCATGGGCTACAAGAACGGCACGCCCTTCAGCCTCGGACGCCATCTGCGCGACGCGCATTCCGCACAGCTCATGATTTCGAATGACCGCATCCTCGGCAACACGTCGAGCATGCTTCTTGTCCATAAGCAGGACACTAGCCTACTGGGGTGACAGTCATGGATATGCAGACCTCGTTTCTGGACCGGCTTTTCGAATCCGGCTTGTTGATCGATACCGGCATCGACGGGCTCTACGGCCGCAGCGGCCAGTTCGAAGACGTGATCGCTGCCTTCGAGCGCCTGATCGACACGTTCGGCGGCGCCGATGGTGCCGAAGCCATGCGTTTTCCGCCCGGCATGAACCGCGCCTTCTTCGAAAAGAGCGGCTACATGAAGAGCTTTCCGCAGCTCGCCGGCACGGTGCACAGCTTCTGCGGCAGCGAGCTCGATCATGTCAGCCTGCTGCAATGCATGGAAGTCGGGGAAGACTGGACCAAGGGACAGGAGGCGACCGACATCGTGCTGACGCCGGCTGCCTGCTATCCGCTCTATCCGACGATCGCCAAGCGCGGCAATCTGCCGGAGACGGGCGGCCTCTTCGACCTGCAATCCTATTGCTTCCGCCATGAGCCGTCGAAAGACCCTGCCCGACAGCAGCTGTTCCGCATGCGTGAATATGTCTGCATGGGCACAGAGCTGCACGTCACCGATTTCCGCCAGCGCTGGATGGATCGCGGCGTCGAGATGATGAAGACCGTCGGCCTCGAGGTGACGATCGACGTTGCCAATGATCCGTTCTTCGGCCGCGCCGGCAAGATGCTCGCCAACAATCAGCGCGACCAGAACCTGAAGTTCGAGCTGCTGATCCCGATCACCTCGGCTGCCAATCCGACCGCCTGCATGAGCTTCAACTACCATCAGGATGCCTTCGGCACGAAATGGGGTCTCAATCTCGAGGACGGCAGTGTCGCGCACACCGCCTGCGTCGGCTTCGGACTGGAGCGCATCGCCCTTGCCCTCTTCCATCATCACGGACTCGATGTGAAGCACTGGCCGGCCAGCGTACGGAAAGCGCTGTGGGGCTGAGCAAATCGATGACATCGGTCTTTTCGGGAATCGACCCGGAAACCTACCGGGCGCATGCGCTGCATACCGGCGAGCGCGCCTGGCCGGAAACCAATTGCTATGTCGATCTCTGGATCGAGGTTCTGGCGACATCAGGCGTTGCGCCCGAGGCGATGCTGGGTTTTACCCTGACGCAGGATTTCGAGGGCGACCAGTTCACCTTCTTCAAGGTGCCGCTTGAGGATCTGGAAGCGCTCTACGGCATTCGTGTGACCGAGCTTGCCATCTACGACCGTGTCGAACGCCATGTCGAGGTTCAGATCGCGCGGGCTCGTCTCTGCCTGATCGAAATGGATTCCTTCTACATGCCGGATACGCGCGGCACGGCCTACCGGCAGGAGCACGGCAAGACGACGGTTGCTATCAACCGCCTGGACGTTGCGGCCAAGCGCGTCGATTATTTCCACAATGCCGGTTATTTCCGTCTCGAAGGCGAGGATTTCGACGGTTTGTTCCAGCTGCATCTGACGGAAAACGACCCGCCATTCCTGCCCTACACGGAATTTGCGCGTTTCCCGGAAAGGCCGGCAGATGAGGCGCATCTGCGCGCGAGCGCACGGCGGCTTGCCGGTTTTCATTTTGCCCGGCGTCCCCGCGAAAACCCGATCCGCGCCTTTGCAAGCGTCTTTCCGCAACAGGTCGAATCGCTGGCGGAACGGCCGTTCGGCTTCTTCCACAAATACGCCTTCAACACGCTTCGCCAGGTGGGCGCCAATTTCGAGCTGGCGGCCGATTACCTCGCCTGGCTTTCCCCTGGTGAATTCGCCGCTGCCGCCGAGCATGCCAGGCGTATTTCGGAGGTGGCGAAATCGGTGCAGTTCCAGCTTGCCCGCGCCGTCACCCGCAGGAAGTTCGAGCCGTTGCAGGCAGCACTTGATCCGGCCGCCGATGCATGGGATTCCATGATGGCGTCGCTTGCGGGGCGAATCTGAGGCCGGAGATCTGACCATGCGGGGGCGTTTGGCAAGCATCGGTGCCGAGGAAAGTCTACTTTCCGAAGGCTGGAACCTGATCCTGACGGAGCCGGGCGCCTGCGCCGTGCCGCACGACATCCCGCTTTCCGCACAGTTCATTCCAGCACCCGTTCCAGGCACCGTCGCCGCAGCGCTTGAAAAAGCCGGGCTCTTCGACCGGGAAAATCCCGAGCCGCTGAACACGCGGGATGCCTGGTATCTCTGCCGGCTTTTCGATGCCGAACCCGGCGACGCGATCCTGCGTTTCGCAGGGCTGGCGACGCTCTGCCACGTCTTCCTGAACGGCCAGGAAATCCTGTTTTCCGAGAGCATGTTCACGGCGCACGAGATTCCGGTGACGCTTTCGGGCGGCGACGAACTGGCGCTGTGCTTCCGGGCGCTTGGCCCCCGCCTGTCGGAGCCGGGCCCGCGCGCGCGCTGGCGGCCGCAGATGATCACGCCGGCGGGCTTGAAGAATTTCCGCACGACGCTGCTCGGCCACATGCCGGGCTGGTGCCCCGATATCCATGCCGTCGGGCCATGGCGGCCGATTTCGATGGTGCGGCGTCATCCCGTCTCGATCGACAATGTCTCGATCCGCGCCGTATTGGAGGAGAGTGGTGTCGGCCGCCTCAGCGTTTCCCTGCATAGCAATGCCGAGGATCCGGCAATGCTGCTGCGCTGCGGCGGGATGGAGCAGCCCTTCGAGAAGGTCGGCGACAGTCATTACTCGGCTATCCTCAAGCTTTCCGACATCGAGGCCTGGTGGCCGCATACGCATGGCGCTCCGCGTCTCTACGCGCTGACGCTGGTTTCCGACGGCGTGGAATATCCGCTCGGCAGGACCGGCTTTCGACGTATCGACATCGACCGTGGTGCCCATGGCGATGACTTCGCGCTCCTCGTCAACGGCGAACGCATCTTCTGCCGCGGCGCGGTGTGGACGACGGCCGATATCGCGCGATTGCCGGGCGGGCGGGCGGACTATGAGCCGTTCCTGCGGCTTGCCGCTGCAGCTGGCATGAACATGATCCGCATCGGCGGCACCATGGCCTACGAAACGCCGGATTTCTTCGCGCTCTGCAACGAACTCGGTCTGCTCGTCTGGCAGGATTTCATGTTCGCCAATTTTGATTATCCGCGCAACGACAAGGCTTTTCTTGGCCACGTGCATGCGGAGGTCGAGGAATTCCTCCACGGCGTGCAGGCGTCGCCTTCGCTGGCCGTGCTCTGCGGCGGCAGCGAAGTCCACCAGCAGGCGGCAATGCTCGGCCTGCCGGCGGAATTCTGGAGCGGGCCGGTCACCGATGAAATCATCCCGGCGGTCGTCGCGCGCATGCGCCCCGACG
The nucleotide sequence above comes from Rhizobium indicum. Encoded proteins:
- the efp gene encoding elongation factor P, encoding MVKVIASSVRKGNVLDVDGKLYVVLTAQNFHPGKGTPVTQVDMRRIVDGVKVSERWRTTEQVERAFVEDVSFQFLYEDGEGFHFMNPASYDQVVVDVATMGDDKAYLQEGMSCILSMHEGIALALQLPRHVTLEIMETEPVVKGQTASSSYKPAILSNGVRAMVPPHINAGTRVVIATEDNSYVERAKD
- a CDS encoding acyl carrier protein gives rise to the protein MNKAIRDLVAKFGKLPGSIDQVADDADLYAAGLTSFASVQLMLGLEEAFDIEFPDNLLNRKSFASISAIARTVDLIRDSRKVA
- a CDS encoding glycoside hydrolase family 2 protein; the encoded protein is MRGRLASIGAEESLLSEGWNLILTEPGACAVPHDIPLSAQFIPAPVPGTVAAALEKAGLFDRENPEPLNTRDAWYLCRLFDAEPGDAILRFAGLATLCHVFLNGQEILFSESMFTAHEIPVTLSGGDELALCFRALGPRLSEPGPRARWRPQMITPAGLKNFRTTLLGHMPGWCPDIHAVGPWRPISMVRRHPVSIDNVSIRAVLEESGVGRLSVSLHSNAEDPAMLLRCGGMEQPFEKVGDSHYSAILKLSDIEAWWPHTHGAPRLYALTLVSDGVEYPLGRTGFRRIDIDRGAHGDDFALLVNGERIFCRGAVWTTADIARLPGGRADYEPFLRLAAAAGMNMIRIGGTMAYETPDFFALCNELGLLVWQDFMFANFDYPRNDKAFLGHVHAEVEEFLHGVQASPSLAVLCGGSEVHQQAAMLGLPAEFWSGPVTDEIIPAVVARMRPDVPYVPNSPYGGAMPFSPNAGIAHYYGVGAYMRPIADARRADVRFASESLAFAHVPQQRTLQRHLDVPAVHSPLWKARVPRDRSASWDFEDVRDFYLQLLYGFDPAELRREDPERYLDLSRAVTGEVIEETFAEWRRKGSACNGALVWTLQDLLPGPGWGVIDSTGEPKPVWYAMRRAFRPVQVVFTDEGTNGLDVHVVNETDEALDVELEVVCLRGGKQQVVSGSRAFKLAARDTERLACTALFGAFFDTTYAFRFGPPAHNASVARLRSLADGAILAESFHFPCGRGKALHDAGIEASFTRDGDDWFVDLRADRLAQSVHIDVEGYRADDDWFHLAPGAMRRVKLHALSGVESDIPPAGEIRSLGSSHRVAIEG
- the epmA gene encoding EF-P lysine aminoacylase EpmA, with the protein product MNSSAKASPWWTPSVHADRRPLLIGRNAIQAALRGFFAREDFIEVDTAVLQVSPGNEAHLHAFATEALTTDGQKAPFYLHTSPEFACKKLLAAGEERISCFAHVYRNRERGPLHHPEFTMLEWYRAGESYESLMMDCVRILALATETVKTGKLAYRGAESDPFAGPERTSVAEAFERHAGIDLLASVVADGSTDRDHLAAEMKRVGMRVADDDGWADLFSRVLVEKIEPHLGFGRITILDEYPVSEAALARPSARDSRVAERFELYACGVELANGFGELTNAAEQRRRFEIEMAEKARVYGETYPIDEDFLAALSLMPEASGIALGFDRLVMLATGASRIDQVLWAPVAEYGR
- a CDS encoding amino acid--[acyl-carrier-protein] ligase; protein product: MDMQTSFLDRLFESGLLIDTGIDGLYGRSGQFEDVIAAFERLIDTFGGADGAEAMRFPPGMNRAFFEKSGYMKSFPQLAGTVHSFCGSELDHVSLLQCMEVGEDWTKGQEATDIVLTPAACYPLYPTIAKRGNLPETGGLFDLQSYCFRHEPSKDPARQQLFRMREYVCMGTELHVTDFRQRWMDRGVEMMKTVGLEVTIDVANDPFFGRAGKMLANNQRDQNLKFELLIPITSAANPTACMSFNYHQDAFGTKWGLNLEDGSVAHTACVGFGLERIALALFHHHGLDVKHWPASVRKALWG
- a CDS encoding DUF1839 family protein, encoding MTSVFSGIDPETYRAHALHTGERAWPETNCYVDLWIEVLATSGVAPEAMLGFTLTQDFEGDQFTFFKVPLEDLEALYGIRVTELAIYDRVERHVEVQIARARLCLIEMDSFYMPDTRGTAYRQEHGKTTVAINRLDVAAKRVDYFHNAGYFRLEGEDFDGLFQLHLTENDPPFLPYTEFARFPERPADEAHLRASARRLAGFHFARRPRENPIRAFASVFPQQVESLAERPFGFFHKYAFNTLRQVGANFELAADYLAWLSPGEFAAAAEHARRISEVAKSVQFQLARAVTRRKFEPLQAALDPAADAWDSMMASLAGRI
- a CDS encoding acyl-CoA dehydrogenase family protein, with protein sequence MNFPVKIMQDGLVTRVARVAEIAAKHADTVDAEARFPREAVDAMKAERLLGIQVPRHFGGESASITEIAELCSMLGQACAASAMVFAMHHIKLSSLVEHGADSEWHRGFMRRIAAEQLLIASATTEGGIGGNLRNSICAVEVDGDTCRLEKDATVISYGSHADAILITSRAHAQAASSDQVLTAFLKDQYTIEKTHVWNTLGMRGTCSDGFLFKGEAPACQILPKPFAEIAAQSMLASSHLLWSGVWYGIAVDAVVRAQAFVRAAARKAPDAQPPGALRLAEVSNLLQMVKSNVVAGLKAYEDAKADADRLSSMGFAVAMNNVKIASSETILEIVNHAMLICGIMGYKNGTPFSLGRHLRDAHSAQLMISNDRILGNTSSMLLVHKQDTSLLG
- a CDS encoding lysine-2,3-aminomutase-like protein, which gives rise to MNVVKSIKSVHDLVKAGLVVPADRARLEEVAARYAIALTPAISKLIDRADPDDPIARQFVPDAAELTIAPEERTDPIGDHAHSPVEGIVHRYPDRVLLKAVHVCPVYCRFCFRREMVGPQGLGTLDAAAMQAAFDYIRGHEEIWEVILTGGDPLVLSPRRLREIMEALAEIAHVKIVRFHTRVPVVDPEKIDAALIAALKASGKTVYVALHANHPRELTPEARAACGRLVDAGIAMVSQSVLLKGVNDDPDVLAKLMKAFVEIRVKPYYLHHPDLAPGTSHFRVTIEEGQEIVAALRGRISGLCQPAYILDIPGGHGKAVVSGSAIRATGDGCYSVTDYRGGEHSYPPAD